A genomic region of Candidatus Eremiobacteraceae bacterium contains the following coding sequences:
- a CDS encoding TldD/PmbA family protein encodes MLFESEAQAAMDTAVARGAVYADVRFGIVRDEHLEVRNGVVNGFSDSESRGFSVRALVDGAWGFASSASMDKREVDRIAALAVEVARASATVKAEGIELLPAGKQVGTFKTPFEIDPNDVSVDERIKFLLDVEAEVRAAKGVTVGRAWMDAWRTTKEFASTEGSRISQELLQCGSACEALAVGEGDVQDRLFPGTCGLYQTGGYEIVKKADLPSNARRIGQEAVALLTAEQCPSGTMDVILSGDQVSLQIHESIGHALELDRVLGWEANFSGTSFATLDKLGNFKYGSPIVNVVCDMTCPLAFATHGFDDEGTPAASVYLIKDGILVGYMAGRDTAMAANVDLCGCVRAEYWGRLPMIRIGNVNLQHGTTPEAELFDGIKNGVYMESNRSWSIDDKRLNFQFGCQLGYEIKNGKKGKMLKNPTYAGMTPKFWGSCDAIGDKNSWVAWGTPNCGKGEPMQTARSCQAASPARFRNVDVGVVGYDR; translated from the coding sequence GTGCTTTTTGAATCCGAAGCGCAGGCGGCGATGGACACTGCCGTCGCGCGAGGCGCAGTCTATGCCGACGTGCGGTTCGGCATCGTGCGCGACGAGCATCTCGAGGTGCGCAACGGCGTTGTCAATGGCTTCAGCGATTCGGAGAGCCGCGGTTTCTCCGTTCGCGCGCTGGTAGATGGCGCGTGGGGGTTTGCATCGAGCGCGTCGATGGACAAACGCGAGGTCGACCGCATCGCCGCGCTGGCCGTCGAGGTTGCGCGAGCGAGCGCGACGGTTAAAGCCGAAGGCATCGAATTGCTGCCTGCCGGCAAACAGGTCGGCACATTCAAGACGCCGTTTGAAATCGATCCAAACGACGTTTCGGTGGACGAGCGCATCAAGTTCCTTCTCGACGTCGAAGCCGAAGTGCGAGCGGCCAAGGGCGTCACAGTCGGGCGCGCGTGGATGGACGCCTGGCGCACGACGAAAGAATTCGCGAGCACGGAAGGCAGCCGCATCTCGCAAGAATTGCTGCAGTGCGGCAGTGCGTGCGAGGCGCTCGCGGTGGGCGAAGGCGACGTCCAAGACCGTCTTTTTCCCGGCACGTGCGGATTGTATCAAACGGGCGGATACGAGATCGTCAAGAAAGCCGACCTGCCTTCTAACGCGCGCCGCATCGGACAAGAAGCGGTCGCGCTGCTCACAGCCGAGCAGTGTCCGAGCGGCACGATGGACGTCATACTCTCGGGCGATCAAGTATCGCTGCAGATCCACGAATCCATCGGCCACGCGCTCGAGCTCGACCGCGTGCTCGGATGGGAAGCGAATTTTTCCGGCACCTCGTTCGCCACGCTCGACAAATTAGGCAACTTCAAATATGGCAGCCCGATCGTGAATGTGGTCTGCGACATGACGTGCCCGCTCGCATTCGCCACGCACGGGTTTGACGATGAAGGCACGCCGGCCGCGTCTGTCTATCTCATCAAAGACGGCATTCTCGTCGGCTACATGGCCGGTCGCGACACGGCCATGGCGGCCAACGTCGACCTGTGCGGCTGCGTGCGCGCAGAGTACTGGGGCCGCCTGCCGATGATCCGCATCGGCAACGTGAATCTGCAGCACGGCACGACGCCCGAAGCCGAACTTTTCGACGGCATCAAAAACGGCGTCTACATGGAGAGCAATCGGTCGTGGTCCATCGATGACAAGCGCCTGAACTTTCAGTTCGGGTGTCAGCTTGGTTACGAGATCAAGAACGGCAAGAAGGGGAAGATGCTCAAGAATCCCACGTACGCAGGCATGACCCCGAAATTCTGGGGCTCGTGCGATGCGATCGGCGACAAGAATTCATGGGTCGCGTGGGGCACGCCGAACTGCGGCAAGGGTGAACCCATGCAGACCGCGCGCTCGTGCCAAGCCGCGTCGCCGGCGCGCTTCCGCAACGTCGACGTCGGGGTGGTCGGCTATGACCGCTGA
- a CDS encoding IclR family transcriptional regulator, with amino-acid sequence MPAVALADKSEHALVPAVVKAFRVLEALADSVEPLGVSELARRLDIGKSTVHGLLTTLAALGMIEAGNGSRRYRIGRGLHLLASRSAGGVDLRALARPKLEALAGTTGQTSFLGIPHRDAVTIVDMVHGPLAMSVSARVGSSIPLLAGAVGKALLAAWPEVRRDAFLAGRELPRFTRRTLTDNQRYRAAVRRADERGFAIDVDEYVDGMRAAAAAIVGPDDEPVGALWVAGFARHIDDAALDEIAKSVAIAAREIGALL; translated from the coding sequence ATGCCAGCGGTAGCTCTCGCCGACAAATCGGAGCACGCGCTCGTGCCGGCCGTCGTCAAAGCGTTTCGAGTTCTTGAGGCGCTGGCCGACTCCGTCGAGCCGCTGGGCGTATCGGAACTGGCCCGACGTCTCGACATCGGCAAGAGCACCGTTCACGGATTGCTGACGACCCTAGCTGCTCTCGGCATGATCGAAGCCGGCAACGGCAGTCGGCGCTATCGCATCGGCCGAGGATTGCACTTGTTGGCTTCTCGATCGGCGGGGGGCGTCGATCTCCGTGCGCTGGCCAGACCGAAGTTGGAAGCGCTCGCCGGCACAACCGGCCAGACGTCGTTTCTCGGCATCCCTCATCGAGACGCGGTGACGATCGTCGACATGGTTCACGGGCCGCTCGCGATGTCGGTGTCTGCGCGGGTCGGCTCTTCGATTCCGCTCCTCGCCGGCGCGGTTGGAAAAGCGTTGCTTGCGGCGTGGCCCGAGGTACGCCGCGACGCATTTCTCGCCGGCCGGGAGTTGCCGCGCTTCACCCGCCGCACGCTGACCGACAACCAGCGCTATCGCGCTGCGGTGCGCCGGGCAGACGAACGCGGATTCGCGATCGATGTGGATGAGTACGTGGATGGCATGCGCGCGGCGGCGGCGGCGATCGTCGGTCCCGATGACGAACCTGTTGGCGCGCTTTGGGTTGCCGGCTTCGCGCGGCATATCGATGATGCTGCGCTGGACGAGATAGCGAAATCGGTGGCAATTGCGGCGCGCGAGATCGGGGCGCTTTTATAA
- a CDS encoding cystathionine gamma-synthase has translation MEFATKAIHVGQGAEAVTGATIVPIFQTSTYTQAAPGEHKGFDYSRTVNPTRVALEQCLASLENATYGSCFSSGMAATAAVMNILSAGDHVVVGDDLYGGTFRLFDKVLKRYGMTFDYVDASVTANVDDAIKSATKMVWLETPTNPLLKLCDLKAIAGVCRARSVLMAVDNTFATPFLQNPLDFGADIVVHSTTKYIGGHSDTVGGFAATNKKELHEIIKFHQNAVGGVPGPFDCFLTLRGVKTLAIRMREHERHARAVAAFLHGHPDVERVFYPGLPDHPQHDLAKQQMRGFGGMVSFELKGGAARARAFASSVRIFSLAESLGGVESLLCHPVSMTHGSIPKEMREMRGVTENLLRFSVGIEAESDIIADIEHALALSRDVVHR, from the coding sequence ATGGAATTTGCGACGAAAGCCATCCACGTCGGTCAGGGCGCGGAAGCGGTCACCGGTGCCACGATCGTGCCGATCTTCCAGACGTCCACCTACACACAAGCTGCGCCGGGCGAACACAAAGGCTTCGACTACTCGCGCACGGTGAACCCGACGCGCGTCGCTCTCGAGCAGTGTCTCGCATCGCTCGAAAACGCGACGTACGGGTCGTGCTTCTCCTCGGGCATGGCGGCGACCGCGGCGGTGATGAACATCTTGTCGGCCGGCGATCACGTCGTCGTGGGCGACGATTTGTACGGCGGTACGTTCCGTCTCTTCGACAAAGTGCTCAAGCGGTACGGAATGACGTTTGATTACGTGGATGCGTCGGTGACGGCCAACGTCGACGATGCCATCAAGTCGGCCACGAAAATGGTCTGGCTTGAAACCCCAACGAATCCACTTCTGAAACTTTGCGATCTAAAAGCCATCGCCGGGGTGTGCCGGGCCCGCAGCGTGCTGATGGCTGTGGACAACACGTTTGCCACACCGTTCTTGCAAAACCCGCTGGACTTCGGAGCGGACATCGTCGTGCATTCAACGACGAAGTATATCGGCGGTCATTCGGATACCGTCGGCGGCTTCGCGGCGACGAACAAGAAAGAATTGCACGAGATCATCAAGTTCCACCAAAACGCGGTCGGCGGTGTGCCCGGGCCGTTCGATTGCTTCCTCACGTTGCGCGGCGTGAAGACGCTGGCTATCCGCATGCGCGAGCACGAGCGGCACGCGCGCGCGGTGGCGGCGTTCTTGCACGGGCATCCGGACGTGGAGCGCGTGTTTTATCCAGGTTTACCCGACCACCCCCAGCACGATCTTGCGAAGCAGCAGATGCGGGGCTTTGGCGGTATGGTTTCCTTCGAACTCAAAGGCGGCGCTGCGCGCGCGCGCGCGTTCGCTTCATCGGTGCGCATTTTCTCACTCGCTGAGAGTCTCGGCGGCGTCGAATCGCTCTTGTGCCATCCGGTTTCGATGACCCACGGATCCATCCCCAAGGAGATGCGCGAGATGCGCGGCGTCACCGAGAACTTGCTGCGCTTCTCAGTCGGCATCGAGGCGGAGTCGGACATCATCGCGGACATCGAACACGCGCTGGCTTTGTCGCGCGACGTCGTCCACCGGTAA
- a CDS encoding cystathionine beta-synthase has protein sequence MKTEPMQSALGPLRDDGMRYYDSALDVVGRTPLVRLRRVMDGAPCMVLAKVEYVNPGGSVKDRPSLAMIRDAEERGLLKPGGTIVEATSGNTGSALAMVAAIKGYRCILVMPDKVSDEKVSLLKAYGAEVVITPTKAPASSPESYYGVSAKLAAEINGAFQPNQFANAVNPLAHEQTTGPEIWEQTAGKITHYVGGLGTGGTISGISHFLKRMNPAIVIVGADPEGSIYSGDTAKSYKVEGIGEDFLPATVDLKAIDRMERVSDKDSFLMARRICREEGLLVGGSSGTAAVAAKRVASELPADAVMVVLLPDSGRGYMSKIFNDEWMRANGFIGEEGRAATIGEVLRAKGLIPQLITLSPTDSVRRAVELMREFQISQIPVFDHGEIVGSINEVSVMQMVYDRSDVVHSEVRDVMGRPFAVLDDREPVEHAYKALSLGHAAVIVAHLGAPIGVITKMDIINYLSGA, from the coding sequence GTGAAAACCGAACCGATGCAATCGGCGTTAGGTCCATTGCGCGATGACGGCATGCGCTACTACGATTCGGCGCTCGATGTCGTCGGGCGGACCCCGCTCGTGCGGCTGCGGCGCGTTATGGACGGTGCGCCGTGCATGGTGCTCGCAAAAGTCGAGTATGTGAATCCCGGCGGGTCGGTCAAAGACCGGCCTTCGCTTGCGATGATCCGCGACGCCGAAGAACGCGGATTGCTCAAGCCCGGCGGCACGATCGTGGAAGCGACCTCAGGCAACACCGGATCGGCGCTCGCGATGGTGGCCGCCATCAAAGGTTATCGCTGCATTCTCGTGATGCCGGACAAAGTGAGCGACGAAAAAGTCTCGCTGCTCAAAGCATACGGCGCCGAAGTCGTGATCACGCCGACGAAGGCGCCGGCCAGCAGCCCGGAGTCGTACTACGGCGTATCGGCCAAACTCGCTGCCGAGATCAACGGCGCGTTTCAGCCGAATCAATTCGCAAACGCGGTGAATCCGCTCGCGCACGAACAGACCACCGGGCCCGAGATCTGGGAGCAGACGGCCGGCAAGATCACGCACTACGTCGGCGGGCTCGGCACAGGCGGCACGATCTCCGGCATCTCGCATTTCCTCAAAAGAATGAATCCGGCCATCGTGATCGTCGGCGCGGACCCGGAAGGCTCGATCTACTCCGGCGACACCGCCAAGTCGTATAAGGTCGAAGGGATAGGCGAGGACTTCTTGCCGGCCACCGTCGACTTGAAAGCCATCGATCGGATGGAGCGCGTCTCCGACAAAGACTCGTTTCTGATGGCGCGCCGCATTTGCCGCGAGGAAGGCTTGCTTGTCGGCGGATCTTCGGGCACGGCTGCGGTCGCGGCGAAGCGAGTCGCTTCCGAACTGCCAGCCGATGCCGTCATGGTGGTGCTGCTGCCGGACAGCGGCCGCGGCTATATGTCGAAGATATTCAACGACGAATGGATGCGCGCCAACGGCTTCATCGGCGAGGAGGGGCGCGCAGCGACCATCGGCGAGGTGCTGCGAGCGAAAGGACTCATCCCGCAGTTGATCACGCTCTCGCCGACCGATTCGGTGCGGCGCGCGGTGGAATTGATGCGCGAATTTCAGATCTCGCAGATCCCGGTCTTCGATCACGGCGAGATCGTGGGATCGATCAACGAAGTCTCGGTCATGCAGATGGTCTACGACAGATCCGATGTCGTGCACAGCGAAGTGCGCGACGTCATGGGCCGGCCGTTTGCCGTCCTCGACGATCGCGAGCCGGTGGAGCATGCGTACAAGGCGCTCTCGCTCGGACACGCGGCCGTCATCGTTGCCCATCTGGGCGCCCCCATCGGCGTGATCACGAAGATGGACATCATCAACTATCTCTCTGGAGCATAA
- a CDS encoding ATP-binding cassette domain-containing protein, whose translation MTPVRTAGQEAKLALADLRVTRGGMEALRGITFTLPAATSLSVIGGAGSGKSVLLRAMCRMLDLDREWHVSGSVKVDGEEILGDGIDVARVRRRLGLVFSQPAVLPMSVFENVVFGLRAMGVREQHALEEAYERSMRRVMLWEQLGRQPAKQPGDLSAEVRQRLCIARAIALEPEALLLDEPCAALDPVATQTLEDMLSRLRRECTLVLATNNLQQAARLSDVTCYLERGDVVEIGDTPALFSRPSDVRTEDFLAGRVS comes from the coding sequence ATGACGCCGGTCCGCACCGCCGGCCAAGAGGCAAAGCTCGCTCTTGCCGATCTCCGGGTGACGCGCGGCGGCATGGAGGCCTTGCGTGGGATCACGTTCACGCTGCCGGCCGCCACGTCGCTCTCCGTAATCGGCGGCGCCGGGTCTGGCAAGTCCGTGCTCTTGCGCGCGATGTGCAGAATGCTCGACCTCGACCGGGAGTGGCACGTTTCCGGCAGTGTGAAGGTGGACGGGGAAGAAATTCTCGGCGATGGCATCGACGTCGCCCGGGTGCGGCGCCGTCTCGGCCTTGTGTTTTCGCAGCCGGCCGTCTTGCCGATGTCGGTATTCGAAAATGTCGTTTTCGGTTTGCGAGCGATGGGAGTACGAGAGCAGCACGCGCTCGAAGAAGCCTACGAGCGTTCGATGAGACGCGTCATGTTGTGGGAACAGCTCGGGAGACAACCGGCCAAACAGCCCGGCGATCTCTCGGCCGAGGTTCGCCAGCGGCTATGCATCGCGCGGGCGATCGCGTTGGAACCCGAAGCGCTGTTGCTCGACGAGCCATGCGCCGCGTTGGATCCGGTGGCGACACAGACGCTCGAGGATATGCTATCGCGATTGCGGCGCGAGTGCACGCTTGTCTTGGCGACCAATAATCTGCAGCAGGCGGCGCGTTTGTCGGATGTGACATGTTATCTCGAACGTGGCGATGTCGTCGAGATCGGCGACACGCCGGCGTTGTTCAGCCGACCATCGGATGTCCGTACGGAAGATTTTCTCGCCGGCCGCGTTAGTTAA
- a CDS encoding ABC transporter permease subunit, whose amino-acid sequence MTGFGTRVIMTAGRLCAWLVVAVPVAVVGVIAFAAMEVRDRPADISYAAPVAMTITIAALAAGLGASIGAALAFVSEEFGQPWLNRVARLFIAGLRAVPPIVWGGLGWAIIIPTAFGRPGSHAAPPEWQVVSVAVMMLTLMLIAPAFGATMHALHRIPVVTREGAAAAGAARPLIAVAVLLPLVARTLWAAMSLGFARAAGEASAVTLIFLALAFGQRPLGAVLVGASLHGVSASGSNETLVLLGQASAAGLVLIALGFAAVSAANRFDRHIAWT is encoded by the coding sequence ATGACCGGGTTCGGCACGCGGGTCATCATGACGGCGGGCAGGCTGTGCGCCTGGCTTGTCGTCGCCGTACCGGTTGCCGTCGTGGGCGTGATCGCGTTTGCCGCGATGGAAGTGCGCGATCGCCCGGCCGACATTTCATACGCGGCGCCGGTCGCGATGACGATCACGATCGCTGCGCTGGCCGCAGGCCTTGGGGCATCGATCGGTGCGGCGCTCGCGTTCGTCAGCGAAGAATTCGGGCAGCCGTGGCTCAATCGTGTGGCCCGGCTTTTTATCGCGGGCTTGCGCGCGGTTCCGCCCATCGTGTGGGGCGGTCTTGGCTGGGCGATCATCATCCCGACCGCGTTCGGCCGGCCCGGCAGTCATGCCGCGCCGCCGGAGTGGCAAGTCGTTTCCGTGGCCGTGATGATGCTGACGCTGATGCTTATCGCGCCGGCGTTCGGCGCCACCATGCACGCGCTTCATCGTATCCCGGTTGTCACGCGCGAGGGCGCCGCCGCAGCCGGTGCTGCGCGCCCGCTCATCGCGGTCGCCGTTTTGCTCCCGCTCGTCGCCCGCACGTTGTGGGCAGCGATGTCGCTTGGTTTTGCGCGCGCCGCCGGCGAGGCATCGGCCGTGACGCTGATCTTTCTTGCGCTTGCCTTTGGTCAGCGGCCGCTCGGCGCAGTCTTGGTCGGCGCCAGTCTTCACGGCGTTTCTGCCTCCGGCTCGAACGAAACGCTCGTACTGCTCGGACAAGCGTCGGCCGCAGGTCTCGTCTTGATCGCGTTGGGATTCGCCGCAGTCAGCGCCGCGAATAGATTCGACCGGCACATCGCATGGACGTGA